TATAAATAAGCCTACCGGGTCAAAGCAAACACACCACAACAAAAAACCCCCTGCAAATCTGTCGATTTGCAGGGGGTTTTAAATTTATTTTATAAATCTACTAAGCGTTTAGTAAATCGTGTAATTCTTTTGCTGCAGCTGCAGGATCTTCAGCGCCGTAAATTGCACCACCGGCAACCACTACAACAGCTCCAGATTCTTTAACAGCTTTAATCGTGTCTTTATTAACACCACCTGCGATAGATACCGGTACACCGGCACGTTTAGCTTCATCAATAAGCACCTGTATCGAGTAACCATCAAGAGCCTGCTCATCTAAACCGGCATGTAGCTCAACAAATTTCACTCCAAATTCTGAAACTTCCTTGGCGCGCTTTACGCGGTCTTTAACACCTATTGTATCTACAACAACTCCTTTATTACGCTCATTTGCTGCTTTAACAGCTCCTTTAATCGTCGCATCATCTACAGATCCTAAAATCGTGACAAAATCTGCTCCTGCGTCAAAAGCAAGACCCGCTTCTAACTCACCGGTATCTGCAGTTTTGAAATCTGCAAATACCTGCTTGTCAGGAAATGCATCTTTCATCGCTCGTATTACCGAAACACCTTCACTCTTAATTAACGGCGTTCCTAATTCTATAATATCTACATAAGGTGCTACTTTCTCTGCAAGAGCCAGTGCCTCTTTAGTACTTAATAAATCTATTGCTACTTGTAACTTAGTCATACTATTTTTTTTAATTTATTTATTAGTGTATTGCGTGTTATTCTAAATTGGAATGACGCTTGTATAAAGTTTCGGCACTGCTGCCATCTACCTTCCAAAGGGTTTGTATAAGTGCGTCAAAAAACAATAAGAGTCCCTGTTCAAAAAGGCTTCCTGCATATTGTTCTGAAATTGTATTGTTATGCGCCTCCTTCCGCGCTGCTGGTATGTGTACAACATATCTGCTCAATGCTGCTAGCTTCGACGTTTTATCGGTCGTAAAACTTACCACTTCTGCTCCCACTTCTTTAGCCGTCTCAGCTGCTCTAATTACTGTAGCCGTGGTTCCAGATCCAGAGCCTGCGATAAGTAAATCACCTTCCTGTATGGCTGGTGTGGTGGTCTCTCCTACAACATAAGCATCAAAACCTAAATGCATCAGACGCATTGCTGCCGCCTGCATCATAAGACCGCTACGCCCCATACCTATTAAAAAGATAGAACCTGCATTTGTAATGGGAGCGACTAAATTGCGTAGTTCTTCAAAATCAAAATGCTTCATAAGTTCTAAATGCTCATGGAGTATAGAGGTCATTGCCTGCTCACTAATACTTGCTAAATCGCTATCTAAAGTTTCCATACATTTTTTAATTTTAATAACGCTTAGCAAAGTTACCTGTTGAATATGCAGAGCAGTGTTACTATATGGCAGATGTCTGGTACAATTTGCCAATCACACATAAAATTTTGTTAAGAAGCGCTGGTATTGTGGTACTATATGGAAATTAGACTCTCTTTACATCTTATTAAGCTGAAAATTAACCTAACGCACTCCCTAGTATGCTAAGCGATAAAACAATCTACATACGCGATCTTGCAAATTGCCCTCCTTCCTATTTAGATGACCCCGGAAGACGTGAGTTTTTTGAAATTGTATGGTTGAATAATGAGGAAGCGCTACACGAGCCACAGCACGATTTTCAAACCTTACGAGGCGATTGGATTTATTTGATTCCGCCTTACCGTGTACACCAACTCAATAAAGCGGGTAAAAAAGGAGTACTTATTTCGTTTAAGCAAGAACTCCTTGAAGATGACCTAAAGGAATTTTTACTGGATGTTTTTAGAATGTTTAATATTCAGGGGGAGTTTTCCTGTCTTCAGGTTACAGATGAAAGTGAGAAAGGTCTTCTGGCGATTTACAATTTGATGAACGAAGAATACAGTCAGGATGAAGTAAATCTCATTATGATTAAAGCGCTTCTCAAGGTTTTTCTACTGAAATTAATTCAGTTAAAAGAACAGCATTTTACCCTGCAAGATATTAATGAAAAACGCATTTATGAGTTTATGATGCTCATCGAACTCAATTTTTTTGAAGAGCGTAAAGCAGCTTTTTACGCAAACAAGCTCGATATGAGTACCAAGCGACTCAACCAAATATTGAAAGAAAAACTCGATAAAACGGCTGTTCAATTAATACACGATCGGGTTATTCTTGAAGCGAAACGCCAAATCATTCACAGCGAAAATACCATTAAAGAAATCGCTTACAATCTACAATTTAAAGACCCGTCCTATTTTAGTCGGTTTTTTAAATTACACACCAATCAGTCTCCAAACGAATTTCAGGATAAGGTTAAACAACATGTGATTGTACACGACAATACCTTGTATGCTTAAACTTATCCTTTTATTGTGGCAATTGCGGAGCGCGTACACGCGTATCTCCAGAAGACAATGTACCTATAAAAGCTTCTAAGGCATTCATTTCCTCACGCGTAAGATTTAATTTTTGAAGTAATGGGGAGACTTCAGGAATTAGCGAATCCCGGGGAGTTCCTAAATATCGTTTTTGAACCACCTGAGGGTTTCCCAGATTATAAAATTCAATTACATCTTTTATAGACGGAAAATGACCGTGATGCATCCACGGGCCGGTGCGGGCTACTTCACGCAAGGTAGGTGTCCTAAATTTACCGATGTCTGCAGTATCTCCGGTTACATTAAAGCGCCCAAAATCTTCATCTTTAGTTCCAAATAAGACCTGCCCATCATTATGGTATTGATTATCGCTAAAATACCCTGTATTGTGACAATTGATGCATCGGGCTTTGGTTCTAAACAAATGCAAACCCAGCACTTCTTCATCTGTAAACACCTCAGGTTTGTTGTCTATAAACCGATCAAATTTACTGGTGTGACTTACAATGGTACGCTCAAAGGTTGCAATTGCTTTTTGAATTTTATTTAATGATACTTCTTCCGCTCCAAATGCCTCTTTGAATAACGGTTTATAACCTTCAACTGCTGCAATCTTATCAACAGCAATATTCAGTTCTTCATTCATCTCTACCTGATCTGCGATAGGAAACCGCGCCTGATCTTCCAGACTCTTTGCCCTTCCATCCCAAAACAATTCGTGGGCAAATGCTGCGTTCATAATGGTCATCGCATTCCGTTTACCGTTTTGACGATCGTGGCCAAAGGAACGCGTGATATTATCGGTCCAGGCCAATTCAGAATTGTGACATGAAGCACAGGCTATTTGTCCACTAACAGACAATCGCGGATCAAAAAATAACTTCTTACCCAGATCTACTTTTGCTTTAGAAAAAGGGTTGTCCTCAGGATGAATCACTTCAGGCAAATGCCCAATGTCCTCAAAGTCTGTTAAAGAACTATCTAAATGGGGTTTTGGCCAATTTTCAGGATTCCCTGATGCATAGACTTCCCGTAAGTAGGCTATAGACTCATAATCTGCTTCTGCTGCCTGTTCTTTACAACCTACACAAAAACCTGCAAAAAATAGTAATCCAAATAACAATCGCATAGGTAAGAGTTTAAAGTTCGATTTCATTTACACAACTGTTTCCGGGGAGATCTACAGGATCATCATAACCCCTATCACTGTAAATAAAGTATTCTGAAGTTATGGTGCCGCCATACAATTTGTCATTAGCTATACGCAGCTCCAGCTTTATTTCCCATAAGGATTCATGCACTTGCCTATAGGTTCCGCTACCTGAAATTGCCAGTTCAAACTGCTCATCATCTTGATTAGAAATCGCTAAAAATTGCGGAATAACCGCAACTGTTCCTTGCGTTAAGCTAGTCCCCGATTCCGGAAAAAATTCGATTGCAGCCTCTATATTAAACCCGGGCGAGTTATCGGCATTGGTAGATTCATTACTAAAGAAACGTTGCAGGTTAAACGGATTTGTAGTTCTGCCCGCTAAAGGTGATTTAAACCCAATTTTATAGGCATCGTAATAAATATCATCATCGGTCTCGGGAGTACCGTTATCTGAACCTAAAATTGCATTGGGATCATCTGCAGATACCACTACAGGCACGGCAAATGCTGTCCAGGATCTCCAGGTACATAGGCCATCATTATCGTGATCAATCCAGTTTTCGCCTCGTGCTAAATAAAACGGATTGCTGGTGTCGTAAAAATGCGAAGCAGGATTAGTTGCTAAAACCCGATTGGTCTTAATAGGCTTTATTACCAATAAATTACTATTACCTAAAATTTGATAATTAGTTACCGGTGCAAGCGATACAATAGACTGAAAGTTTACATCGTCATTAGCCAGATTTTCATTTAGCGTAAGGGTATATTCAATAAAATCTACACCTAATTTTGAGCGTTCCAGATCAAAATCAAACCCATTTAAATATTGAAATAAAGAAGCATCGTCAATTTCTGAAGCGATATAACCTGCAGGAAATTCTACTCTAAAAGTGGTCGTCTCCCCTGCTGTACCGGCTAACTCGATACGACTGGTATTAAAACGATACGAAGTGTTTATGTCTCCCAGTGCTAATGTAAAAGTTGTATTAGGACTCGTAGTGTTTAAATTTCCCAGTTGAACCGAAGCATCAGAAACCGAAGTCAAGGTAAACTCGAGTTCGTCATTACCTGTCCATCGGTAATTGAAGGTTACAAAAATGGTATCTGTAGGCTGTGTTGCCGTAAAACTAAGTTGCTCGGGTATTGCTGTATACGCCGTAGCAGGTAAAGTAGATGCGATTTCATAAGCCGCTGTAATTGTTCCTTCAAGTGATCGCGAACTCATACTTACCGGGATTTTTACCGTCTTTAATGAGGTATTGGTATAGCTAGACACCGGAAGCCGTCTTCCGGTTACCTCAGGAAATTCTAACGGTTCGTTGTTGCTGTTAACTAGAAAATTAAATCGTACAAAGGATGTAAAATCCTGATTTTCCTGATTGCTTAGATCATCATCTGTACACGCCAAAATGATTCCTAAAACGAGTAATAATAGAAGTTTAGTAGCCTTCATTTTGTATAAGATTTGCGTTAAGATTTATATTGTTTTGGGGTATGGGAAGTACAAAAAAGTTTGACGGGTAGTTGAGTGTACAGGTTTGTGCAATACACCCGTCATTGCGGTTTATAGAGCGACCCTGTCGTTTAAGATCAAAAAGTAAATGCCTTTCAAAAGCGAGTTCGCGCCTGCGCTCCAGAAAAATTAATTCTTCGAGATTTGCGGCATCTGTAAGGGCTGGTAAGTTTGATCGTTCCCGAATTGCGTTTAAATACCCAAGCGCATCACTAGTACGGCCAAGTTGCTGTGCCGCTTCTGCTGCAATAAGATACAGCTCACTCAATCGTATGACCGGAGTAGACGGTTCTCCCTGAAATTTTTTAGTAAAATAATAGTTTCGGTTTACCTGCTGTATCCCTTCTAAAGTAGGTAATGAGGCCTCAATAAACATGTCTTTACGTACATCATCTGCTTCGTATAAATCGAGTAAATCTTGTGATGCAACAAAATCGCCGTACGAGGTTGACGAACTTATACCGTAAGTTGCCGCCAGCGATCCTCCTAGTGATCCGTCAGTGTCTCTTCGTACCGAAAGTTCTAATAAGGTTTCAGAAATGGGTGCCAGTGGCTGTTCCCATGAGGCTACATAATCTGCCTGAGGCGTAAGCGTCACACCTGAAGTTAAAATCACATCTTCTGCAAGGTCAAAAGCATTTTGCCAGTCTTGCTGAGATAGATAAACACGTGCTAACAAAGCTTTAGCATTGGATAAATTTACATACGAATAATCTGGACCGGCAAGAACCTGTGTCTCTGTAAAAAGATTAAGTGCGGTATTAAAATCGGTTGCAATTGCATCATAGGTTTCGGTTAACGTTGCTCTGGCAGCATACTGCAATTCTTCCTGTAAACTTTCGGTTTTATAAACAATTCCTTTTTTAACTTCCGAAGAAAAATTAAAGTCCTGCGCATAGACCTGTACCAGCATAAAATGCATTAATCCTCTAAATACAAGTGCTTCTGCGTGAATCTGATCACGCTCTTCTGCGGAAAGATTTGCGGCAGTATCCAGATTTTCGATAATAAGATTAGCTGCATTTATATTTGTATAACAGGCATCGTAAAAACTATCCAGGTCACTATCTAAAGCCGTATCAGTAAAGCTATAAACCTGTTCCAGATTTGCCGGCACATTGATTTGACCTAGTCTACTTCCCGAAGCTACGGGTGAGAATTTTATATTTCCGCCTTGTAAATCTGCATAAACTGTATAAGGGCTCGTACGTAGTGTAGCTTCTACATTAGAATATAAACCCGCGAGCGCCTCGAGTATTCCTTCTTTAGTTGCCAGTTGCTCGTCTATAGATATCTGACTACCCGGTTCTTGTTCTAAAAAGTCACTACAGCCTAAAACACTAAGACTTAGCAACACTATCGTAAATTTTAAAAATATATTTTTCATAACTGTCTGGTTAAAAACTGGTTTTTAATCCGCAAGAAATTGTACGTGCCTGAGGATAGGTAAAATTGAGTTCGCGTATACCATTGCGCCCATTTGCAGGGTTATCTTTATACCAATACGCAACATTAGAAACATCTACAAATACCGATAACTGATCTAAAAAGAGTTTTGAAGTATCTATAGGCACGTTATAAGAAAGATTGATGTTACTTAATTTTACAAATGTGGCATCATATACATTCTTGCTCATATTTGATGCCAGCGGATTTGAGCTGGTTACTACCGGCTGTAAAGCTGAAGTATCACCGGGACCACGCCAGTAATCAAAAGCATTTACAGAAAGATTACGATTTGTAGTTACATTATACTGTGAGGACAATATATCTGATATAAGCTCTTTACCTCCAATTTGATAAGAACCTCTAACTGCCAGTGTAAACCCTGTCCCTATTTGAAAAGTGTTGCTAAAACCGCCATAAACATCGGGTTGTCTATTGCCTATAGGCTCCCAGTCATCTTCATTAAATAAAGAGCGATAGGTGGCTAAGTCATAAACTTGTCCGTTTTTTGAGACCAAATCCCGTCCTGTAGCAGGATCGATACCTACCCAGTTAATTCCCCAAATGGTAGAAGTACTGTAGCCTATTTTTTGAGCCAAAGCATTTGAAGCAATCGAGTAATCGCTACCAAGACCTACTAAATCGGTCACTTTATTATCTAGCGTTGCCAGATTAAAAGAAGTGCTCCATTTAAATTTTTCTGCGGTAAACCACTTCATACGTACACTAAATTCAAAACCTTTATTGTACATCTGTGCTGCATTAAGCTGCAGGAAGCTAAACCCATTTTCGGTTGGGATATCCCGAGAGGTGATTAAATCTTGTAAATCATCATAATAATATTCTGCAGTAAGTTGTAACCTGTTAAATAGATTGAGATCTAGACCTGCATTGAACTTATTATTCTTTTCCCATTTCAACTTAGGGTTGGGTGCTGCACTGGGAACAGCTTCGCTAAGAAAGTTATAGCCTCCATTAATTCTGCGGGTATAAAGACCCAAAGATCTGTACGAACCTATACGAGAGTTTCCTGTACTTCCGTAACTAGCTTTTAATTTTAAGAAGTCTAGCCAATCTACAGAATTTAGAAAATTTTCTTTAGAAACAATCCAGCTCAAACCTGCACCGCCATTATACGCTATGTTACTATCAGTCCCAAAAACAGAACTTTCATCTCTTCTAAAGTTTGCCAGGAGAAAATATTTACCCTTATAATTGTAATTAAACTGCGAGTAAAAAGATACTCTCGAGTTGTTGTTAACATCAACGCGATATACCTGATTTGAAAGACGCTCATCAACTTCGGTAGCAGGATCATCATCTTGTATGGCATCGCTAACGGCATTAATCACACCCGGATTGATAAAACCGGTACCCGAATCGTAAGCCAAATCGGTTTTTTCTTCACTTAATTCTAAACCGCCCAAAATATCAAAATGGTGAACACCTAATTGCTTTTCGTAAAAGGCTTGTGTTTGCCAGTTCCAGCGCGTAGAATTTCTATCGTTTATAAGTCTGCGTCCCCATTTGGGATAACTAACGCCATCTAAACTAAAAGTTCCGTTACCTTGTCCGCTTTCATTTGCCCCAGAAAAATAGCGATCCTGCGTTTTGTCTTTGTAATCCAGACCAAAAAGAGAAGAAACCTTTAAACCGGGAGTAAGTTGATATCCTACATTTAAGCTTCCTAAGATGCCGTAGGAATTAGATTCATTTCTGTTTTGCGCTATTGCAGCAAAGGGGTTTGCCAGAGTGGTAACCCCTATGTCTGCAAAAGAGCCATCCTCATTATACGGCGCTATTGTAGGGATGAAAGCGTAGTTGTAATATGCGTTAGGCTCTGTCTTTTTTATATAGCTAGGTGTAAGCGAGATTCCTATATTAAATTTAGGTGCAGTATAGCCAAGACTTACATTTCCGTTAACTTGTTTAGCACCATTACCCACTTGTGGTTCATCTATATCTAAATAGGTTACACTGGCTCTATAGTTGAAGCGTTCTGAAGCACCTGAGGCGCTTAAATTGTACTTTTTGTAAACACCTGTTTGATTAAGTAAATCAAACCAATTTGTGTTTATAGTTGTTTGTGGTAAGAGATTACCTCCTGTATTTTTGAGGTATTCATTGCGTAATTGCGTGTATTGATCACCACTTAGATACTTGATTTGATTAATCGCTTCAGAGATACCTAATTGAGACGAAAAATTAAATTTAGTCTTACCACGCTTACCTTTTTTTGTGGTTATTATAATAACCCCATTTGCACCATCTGCACCATAAACACCCACAGCGGCTGCATCTTTTAAAACATTTATACTTTCAATATCATCTGGAGCTATTTGTGCCAAAGGATTATTAAAGGTCTCTGCAGAAGTTCCTGAACCATCAAAAAAGGCATTATCAATACCTGTTTCTTCAGTCATTATAACACCATCTATAATAATTAGAGGCTGGGTAGATGTTCCTAAAATAGCATTACCTAAAGGTGTTAATGAACCTTGACCACGTATATTAATTTTCACCGGGCCACCTACTCCAGATGTATTTTCAACCAAAACACCGGCTAGTTGTCCTTCAAGCATTTTATCAACGCTTTCGGTAGCTTGCTGTGTGGGTATTTCATCATTTGTTAGCGTAACAATACTTCCTACTACCTCTTCCTTTAATTTTTTTGTTCCGTAAGAAGAAGTAATAATCACTTGGTCTAACTCGTTTTGAGCCTCAGTAAGTTGAATTGCAAACGTACTTTGGTCACCTACCAAAATAATTTGAGACTCGTAACCCAAATATTTTATCTCAAGTTGGGTTTCTTCAATAAGAGTTCCGGTAAGTTTATAGAGAAATTCGCCGTCAAGATTGGTCATCGCACCTTTACCAGTATTCAGAATTCTAATCGTAGCACCCGGAAGTCCGTACCCATCAGGACCCGTAATTTTACCCTTAATAACTCGCGTTTGGGTTTGCTGGGTTGTTTCTACTTCAGTAGCCAGAATAATGATTTGTTCTCCCTGAATGCGATAGCTATAGGGAAGAGTATTAAAAACTGCATTAAGCAGTGTTTTTATTGTGCCCGTTATGGTTTTAGTTTGTATGCGTTGTTGTAAATCTACCTTTCCGGCATTGTAAACAAAACGATAGGGAGTTTGTTTTTCGATGCTATTAACCACCTGGTTTAAAGTGGTATTTTCTAAATCAAGGGTAATAGACTTTTGCTGAGAAAATACATTTTGAGTGGTTATAAGAATTATAAAAGCAAAAATTATTTTTAAAACACGACTTGTTTTAAAGGTGTGTAATAATGAATTCATACGCAAAGGCTTAGTTTTTTGGAGAAGGTTGAGTAATGGTGATTTGGTTATTTTTAATTGTAAAATCAAATGGAGTGTCTAGCTTTAGTAATTGTAAAATTTCTTCAATACTACGCTCTAATTTTACGGCACCACTAAAGGTTTGTCTATTGAGTGCCTCGTAATCATTTAGAATCTTAACATTAAAATGTCTTTCTAACTTTCTAAATATTTCGGTACTGGGCGTATTATTTAAAAGAAGTTCGCCACGAGTCCAGGCAGTAATAGCTTCAATATTTTTATTAGCCTTAATTAGGCTTTTAGAACTCTTTATATAAGTAGCCACTTCACCGGGAATTAAGGTTAATTCTAAATTTGAGCCGTTTTCAAGTCCTACTTGTACACGCCCCTCTTCTAGTGCTGTTTCAACGCTATTCATTTCGGCATAAGCCTGTACATTAAAACGAGTTCCTAAAACGCGAACATTAAGCCTTGCTGCGTGTACTATAAATGGCTGATTTTCATTTTTAGCTATATCAAAAAATCCTTCACCCGTAAGTCTCACTTCACGGGTTTTGCCGGTAAATGAACTTGGGAATTGAAGTGAACTACCCGCATTTAAATACACCACCGAACCTTCTGAGAGTATAATCTTATAGGTTTTACCGAAGGGTACTTTAATTAATTGGCTGGTCACCTTAAGCGTATCTTTTTGCTCCAGAAAATGAATTTCATCTTTAGCAACTTCTGCAACGACCGTACCTTCTAAAGTGGTAATAATATTATGCGTAACATTTGTAAGATTATGATTCTCTTCTTGATTAATCTCAAGCACAATAGACTCCTCTATTTTGGCTTTATTTTGTTGAGTGGCAAACCAGGCAAGGCCCACTCCTACCAGAACTATAAGAATTCCAGCATAACGCCAGGGTTTAAATATTTTTTTAGAAAGTTTAAGTTGTGCCCTATCGTGTTTTAAACGTGCAGGTGCAATCGTACTGGATTCTGATAATGTCCAGGCCGTTTTTAATCTGATAAACTCCTTTTTATTGAGAGGATCTTTTGCTATCCAATCAAACAATAAAGCCACTTCTTCTTCTGAAGCTTCATTATTAAAGTATTTATAAAGAATTGATGAATTCATTGATTTTTAGAGTTGCTTTATATTAGGTACAACTCAGTATCAACAAACCCTATGTTAAATTGTGAATTTTTTAAGATTACTTTAAAATCAGAGCAATTAAAAAGGCCGGAAGGTAGTCGATGAGGGATTCTCTTAAGTAGGCTAATGCCCGTGTCATATGAGCTTCTACCGTTTTTACAGAAATGGAAAGCTCCTCAGCTATTTCTAAATTTTTTTTATTCTCAATTCGTTTCATTTTAAATATTAACTGCGTTTGCTCTGGCAATTCTGCAATTAAATGAGCGATTGTTTCCTCTAATTCTAATAGGCTAAAACTATCAAAATCGAGTGCATGCAACACTTCTAAATTAAGATTGCGTTCTTTATCGGCCAGGGTTTTGTCTTGATATTTACGCACCACTTTTTCGTGCTTTAAAAGATTGAGACATTTAGATTTTGCCGAGGTATATAAAAAAGATTTAATTCCCGCAGGTTTATCAACCAGATTTCTATTTACCCAAAGATTTACAAAAGCTTCCTGAGCTACTCCCCGTGCTTGATCTTCATCATAAACAAATTGTTTACTAAAACCAACAAGCGCCGCGTAATACAAGTCAAAATAGTGCGTAAAGGCACGCTCATTTCCTTTTTTGAATTGAGAAAATAGCAATGCATCTGTAGCGTCTTTATTTTGTAGGGGCATTAAATGAGTCTTACAACTACAAACTTAAGGCTTACTTAGAATGAAAATGAATAATGGCAGAAAAATTAAATTGAATAATCACTTATTTAAATTATTTAGTCACTCTTAAAAGCTTATGAAATTTAAGAATTCTGTATTCGCCTAAATTGCTCATATCTCCCCTACAAGATATTTCCCGTGGTACGCATTTGCTGAAATAATATGATGAAGTTCTTCAAAATTCATAGACGTAATCTCACCTTGCGCCATAATCTCAATTTGGCTACCTGCAATGCGTATAAGTTCTTTTAAAATAGTTGCACCTTCAGTAGCATTGGGTTTTCCTCCCGAAGTAAGTATGGTAGTGATTCCCTTAATTTTTAAAAGTTTTTGCAGCGCTTTAAATATATCCGGAGTCTCGTCTATCGCTTTGTGGATAACCACTTTTAAAGGGTACGCGCGTTTTGTAAGGGTCTTTATTGCTGCAGTATCTAGTGTATTATCTGCTTTTAAAACCCCAAATACCACGCCTTCTACTTGCAATTCTTTACACTCATCAATGCTGGATAGCATGACATCAAGTTCTTCTTGAGTATAATTAAATCCTCCTGCTCGCGGACGTATCATTACCCGTATGGGTATGCTTACTGCCTGTTGCACTTCCGTTATTAGGGTTTTTGATGGTGTCAATCCTCCTACTTCATAATGAGACACGAGCTCGATACGGGTTGCGCCCTGACGTTGTGCTTGTACTGCTTGTTCTACACTTTCTACACAGGCTTCTTTGTTGATTTTCATATTCTTAACGCTTTGAACTTTTCGATTTATTCTAAAAAACTCGCGTTTTTATGCGCTTCCATAGTTTTACCAGAACTAAGGTTGAAATAAGCGTGAGTGCTGTTAAAATCGTGGCTTGAGTAAAGTACCCGTATATCCAGTAGCCGGTGCTAAACAGTGCACCATATATAGTAACGCAACCTACTAAAGTGGCTAGTATTCCTGCTGGCACAGACCACTTTTGGGTATTGGTAATTAAATTATTTCCTTCTTTACTGGCTCGCTGGATAATGCGTTGCCAGCCCGGTCCACCGGGTTGCGTTTGCTTGTAGAAATCAAATAAGGTTTTGTCTTTTTCGGGTTTGGTTAAAAAGGTAACTGCAACCCACACTACGGTCGTTAACAATACAATCAACGGATAGGTTGACCAGTTTGGAAGCATCCCATCTTCTTGGGTAGTACCAAATAACAACAAGCCTAACGGACTAAAATTAAATAGTATTGAAATTACTCCGGAAGAGAACATTGCCG
The sequence above is a segment of the Leeuwenhoekiella sp. MAR_2009_132 genome. Coding sequences within it:
- a CDS encoding FecR family protein, whose amino-acid sequence is MNSSILYKYFNNEASEEEVALLFDWIAKDPLNKKEFIRLKTAWTLSESSTIAPARLKHDRAQLKLSKKIFKPWRYAGILIVLVGVGLAWFATQQNKAKIEESIVLEINQEENHNLTNVTHNIITTLEGTVVAEVAKDEIHFLEQKDTLKVTSQLIKVPFGKTYKIILSEGSVVYLNAGSSLQFPSSFTGKTREVRLTGEGFFDIAKNENQPFIVHAARLNVRVLGTRFNVQAYAEMNSVETALEEGRVQVGLENGSNLELTLIPGEVATYIKSSKSLIKANKNIEAITAWTRGELLLNNTPSTEIFRKLERHFNVKILNDYEALNRQTFSGAVKLERSIEEILQLLKLDTPFDFTIKNNQITITQPSPKN
- a CDS encoding RNA polymerase sigma-70 factor, encoding MPLQNKDATDALLFSQFKKGNERAFTHYFDLYYAALVGFSKQFVYDEDQARGVAQEAFVNLWVNRNLVDKPAGIKSFLYTSAKSKCLNLLKHEKVVRKYQDKTLADKERNLNLEVLHALDFDSFSLLELEETIAHLIAELPEQTQLIFKMKRIENKKNLEIAEELSISVKTVEAHMTRALAYLRESLIDYLPAFLIALILK
- a CDS encoding copper homeostasis protein CutC, which produces MKINKEACVESVEQAVQAQRQGATRIELVSHYEVGGLTPSKTLITEVQQAVSIPIRVMIRPRAGGFNYTQEELDVMLSSIDECKELQVEGVVFGVLKADNTLDTAAIKTLTKRAYPLKVVIHKAIDETPDIFKALQKLLKIKGITTILTSGGKPNATEGATILKELIRIAGSQIEIMAQGEITSMNFEELHHIISANAYHGKYLVGEI